The genomic segment GGATCGAGAGAGTGGTTTTGCACATCGTATCGACGGGGAGTTGTGCAAAATGGCGATTGGTGTTTTCTGTGCGTGTTGACCCACGGAGTAGTGCCCAGAAGGGGTTTCCAGAGTCGGCTTTCCAAACTATTGTTTCTATTCTCTGTTCTCCGCAAGCTCGATCGCCATTAGTTCCAAACTGGGCCGATCCGTGTACTCACAGACCCACGTGGGCCCGATCGGCACGTCATTTCTATAAGCTGATTGAAAGAGACGCGATAACTCCCGTTGCAGTTCCTGCTTGCTGCTAATATCGTATGGTCGGGTCAGATAGAGTAATTAGGTAGCGATAGGCATGATTTCCCCACTTGGTCTACCATCCTCGATCACTATCTTTATATCTTAACGGGCTGTAAGTCTTTACATGGTTGAAGCAGACAAACGGATCCCCGTCACTGAGGATACGCACAAACTCTTGCACGACTTGAAGGTGCCCGGACAGACCTACGACGATCTCATGCGCGAACTCGTCCAAGAACGCAATCGACAGGAACTCGCCGAGAAATTCCGTCGAATGGACGAGATGGACACTAACGAATTCGTCCCTCTTGACGAGGCCTAAGCGCCTCTATGGCCTATGACGTGTTGTTGCATCCCCAAGTAGATGAGTTTCTAACTGCTGCCGACGAGAAGACTGAACGAATCTGTCGGCAAAACCTTGGATATCTCGCGGATAATCCTCACCCCAGTTCAGGACGTGGCGACAAAGAAAAACTTCCCGTGGATGGTCAAGTCAGATATCGGATGCACATCGGGCGGACGTGGACAGCGTTTTACGATATCTACGAGGACCGTGACGAAGTGCGTGTGCTTGAGATAACGGATATTGACGACGCGCACAAACGATACGGCGACTGAACCGTTGTTTCTCGACCGTCGGCAGTTCGTGCGACTATCTTCGATGTCGGTTCATGGCGCCTTTCGTGAGAAACGGAGTGTTACACTCAGGGCATTTCCTATTCTCTCGCTTTTAACGGTCATCTGGCTCGCCGAGTAACCACCACTTCGCCCGTCGCCATGCAGGGGCCTGCCGGCGCTGCTGGCGTTGCTGATCAAGTTCCTTCTCCCGTTCAACGTACTCAACGAGGTCCGTTCTCTCCTCTCGATCCTGGATTAGGGCACGTTTCTCGTTTCGCAGGCGTTCGTTCTCCCGTTCGAGGTCGGCAATCCGATCCTCGTATTCCTCGCGTAGTTCCTCAATCTCACCCTCGTGATCGGCCTGTAACCGCTCGTATTCGCCGCGTAACCGTTCTAGTTCGTGCCGTGATTGGATGATGTTACGAACGTACTCGGAACGTGAAACGCCGTGTTCGTTGGCCTCTCCGCTTAGTGATTCTATCGTATCCGGCTGTAACCGGAGCGTGATCGAATCCATTAGGTCCGTGACCGGAGCGTGCCTGCTTTAACCTAGGTCAGACAGGCGTCAGACGTTGGATATAGCGGGTAACGGTGTATCGCCTTGTGCAACACCCTTTACGAGAATCCGATTCGTTGCACAAGATGAGAATCGCGCGGTTACTATCGTGGACTGAAGTGGGTGAGCATGGCGAGTATGGAGCCAAGCCATGCCACCGATGTGGAATGTCGAGACACTTCTGTCGGCTGGTGATTCACCGCAAGATGGGGGTGAGGGCCGACACGTAGCGGGTCGGTTGCGATAATTAAAAACCTAAGCCTACCGGAGGTCGTGTTCGCCGTTCTCGTGACGGCGCTACTGCTTCAGCATCTGGATTCGTCCCTGAACCCATCCTTTGCCCTGTCGGGCTACGATGGCCTCGCCGGGGTCGAAGCTCCGAAGCTCGCCTTTAGCGAAGTGGTGTTCTTCCTCTTGTTTCGTTTCGCGGTTCGTTTCGATTGTCCCGCCACCGGGCACAGACGACTTCTCGACGTTCTTGGTGTACTCGTTGAACTCCGTGCCGACCGTCTCCCTCGCATAGTCCACAGACGCCTCGTCAGCGGTCCTGAGGATTACCGAGGTCGTCATGCCAGAGAGTAGTGCCTTCGACTTCTCCGTGCCGTATGTGTCCTGCAATTGGGCTACGGACTGAAGGCTCAGAATGCACTGGCACTGGTTGCCCCGTCCGACGTTAATCAGCTCGTCGAGGCGACTGATTGTGACGCCCATATGCTCGATCTCGTCTAGGAGGTAGTAGGCCGGTCGGTGCGGGTCGTCCATCCCGTGCTTGATACTCTCGTCTATCAGGAACCGGAAGATCGGGGCGATAGTCTCACTCTGCCGGGTCGGGTAATCGAGAACCAAGACCCGTCCGTCCGGGTTCTCCATGTACTCCCGAACCGAGAAGTCACCTTCCGCCGCAAAGTCGCCGGTAAAAAGGTCTTGAACGTGCTGTTGGGCGTTCGCGAACACTCCTATCGACTGCTTCGAGGCATCGGGATCAATCGCTGCAGAGGCCGCCGTTAGGTCCTCATGACCGTCGCGGGTCAGATTCTCGTGCATTTTCTCTGGGGTTGCTCGCTGCCAGTAGTTCACGAGGGTGGCGTTCGTTGGGTTGTCGATCTCCCGATCTAGGTATTTCAGGTTCGCCGCGAATAGCTGGCGAGGAGCTGTGACAAAGAAGTCGTCGCCGGCCGAGTTGTCGGTATCGGGGAAGAGTGCGCGAGCGATCTCGTCGGCGTCGGCTTCCGTTTCCATCTCTTCAAAGACGTTCCACGCTATTGCGGACCCGTTCTCGTCGGTCGAACCCCCGGATGAAAGCTTGATCATGTCCACATCCTGCGATTCGAGGAAGTCCTGGTAGTCCGTTTTGTGGTCGTATACTATCACGGGTTCGTTCGGCTCGGACTGCAGCTGATCGACGAACCACTTCAACGTCTCACTCTTCCCGCTTCCCGAAGCGCCGAGAGTTAGGAGGCTTCGACGTGGGACCGGGACAGCACTGCTTGTCCACATTGAAACGTCGTCAGCGTCGCTTTTATTGACGTTCATCGGCAGTCGGAAGGTCTCACTGTTTGCTTCGACAGACCCACCGTTTCGTCCGATCAGGGCCGCCATTCCCCGAAGGAAGGTCAACGGGGCACCCATGCAGATCATCTGCCAAATCGCTAGGACCGGAATCACGAAGATCCACAGTAGCATGGCTATGCCCGCGCCTGCAACGATAAGACCGATCAGACCAATAAGCCATCCCACTACGGCGGCTATCGGCGGCAGTAGCCTACTCTTGGCCCGTAGCCCTGCCGTGAGAGTGTACCAAAGCTCTGCGACTGATCCAGCCCCACGGAACTTTAGTACTCCAACCCAAATTGCAACTGCCGCAAAGACGGTGTAGTTACCGAGGGACCCGATTGCGTCCACTAAACTCATCGGTTGTTCCCTCCGGTACTCCCGTCTTGGGCGGCTTTTCGGCCCATTAGTACGAAACTGATAGTCGCTAGTAGGGTACAAAGCAGGATCAGGACCATAGCTCCTGTCGTCGGCCCTGCAGTCGGGATTTGAAGCGCCGTTTCGATCATATACGTTACCTCTGCCCCGTTAGCAGTGGAACACTCGGGACCCACACAGGTCAGATCAAGTGGTCCGTCCGTGGGATACTCGACGCGACGAGTTACCTCTAGCTGCAGCAGGTCGAGTAGGGTCGGGAGTGGTCGGATCATCGACCCATCCCCCGTTCAATTTCCTGTTCATTTTCCCTCTCTTGGCGCTTCCAGTGGGGGATCTGCTGTTCCTGCTCCTGTTCTTTCTCCTGCTGTTGTTCCTTCTGCTGTTCCTGATAGCGGCTATGGGCGCGCTGTCGTTCTTCTCTGATATCGTCTGGATACATCTCTAAGTCTGTTTTGTCGCTGGCTGTCATTGCTATGTGAATATCCTGTTCGTCTTCTTTGTCATCGTGAATCGCGTAGACGTAATCGGCGGTGGGACGGTCCTCTACCATCTCACTCATGTAGGCCCGAGTCGCCCGATCCATCTCTTGTTCCGAGAGTCCGTGGCGGTTATCCGGGGAGATGATGATGTGACGGTTCCGTTGCCCCTCGGATCGAGCATCGAACTGATCTAACTCCTCGTCCGACATTTCCCGACCGGCCCGATCACGGATCTGCTGCTGATCGTGACTCATGTAGTTCGTAAGGGCACCAGTACCTTCGTTATCCCGATAATCGGTCTTGTAGACGGTATCGCGGTCATCTCCATACATGGCTAACGGTCCAACAGATCATCTACGGTTTTGCCGCCCTGTGAGTCATCTCCGTTGGTGTTTTCCTCGTCTCCACCCCCGGAGTTATCGTCCGAAGATAGCTCTGCGGTGGGATCATGATCCCCAACCGGCTTCGTTAGCTTCGTAGCCGCGAGGGCAAACTCATCGTTCACCCACGGTTCGGGCGGGCTGTATTGACGCATAAGCAGGCGGAAGTTCACGATAGGGTACGTGCCTGCCGTCCGTTGGATATCGTTCAGATCCTCCGTGGCGTCTTCTACGGACTCCACAGACTCTTCGATTCGATCAATGGCCTTCGATGCCAATTCATCAAATCGTTGTTCGACGTTCAACTCGTCGGCCTTCTCTTCAAGACCTTCCTGCTGTCGCTGACGGCGGAGTAGGCGAACGCAGTAGGTGGAAAGGGTATCGCCTATCTCGTCGGCTTCGCGCTTTACTGCCTGCTTCTCGTCGGGCGTGAGATAGAACGTGACTGCTTCAGTCCGGCCCTGTGATCCATCGTTATCAGGGGCGGGCTTCTTCGAAGGGTCACGATTAGGATACTTTGTCATTATAGGTTAGTGATGTGTTCTTGAGGTGGGATCAGTGGTGATTTCTCGCACTGTTCGGCCCGCAACCCTCGGATGGCAGGTTAAAGACCTGCCACCCTTCGGGTGGGAACGCACTGCCGTACTGCGTTTCTCTACCATTTGTACCACAGTACTAACCAAATGGTCTAGTAACTAGAAGATTGTGGGCCTAATCTAACACTTTGAAGAAAGACAAATCTGGCTAACTGATGTTTCTCTCGGGACACCTACCGATCAGTTGTAATCCTATGTCTTTGGTAGCTTACCGGAACTCTCGCGGGTCGGGCAAGTAACGCCGTATTCTCACTCCCTTCGGTCGCTCCGAGACGGGAGTTCCCCTCCGGCTTGGCACAGTAGTCCACCGCAAAAGTAGCAAGATGGGTCTGTACCGCTCGAGTGATCCAGCTGTAGTCTAAAACTCGATGGGTTCGTGTAGCTATCACTACCATTGAGCAAGCGCGCAGCGAGCACGCTACGGACTACGCCGACGTCGAGACGCTAGTCTGTGATCTGCCGATCAACCATCTCATGTTCGCCGCGCATGATTCTTTCGCGCCGTACTCAGTGTCGTATCTATAGCAATGGGATACTGGTGCGAACGTGCCTACTGAAAGAGATCAACAGCTGGAACGAAACCGCACTCCACGGCTACCCGCGAGCAAATCCGTCGCTTCGTCATTCTGTCGAACATGGAACGAACGTTCAGCGCAGACCTACGCAACGCTGTACGGAAAGGTACTGACAACATCGTCACAGTCGCGCGCACCTGGTAAGGTTCTACTCCCCGATCAGATTAAGTATCTAGTGTGGTGGCATACCCAGCCGCCCTAAGCGTGGAGACATACCGGAATCACCAGCCCACAAAAGCAAGCTACGCAAGCAAGATCGATCCGATAGTAGTTAAATAGCCACATGCGATAAGGGCCCTTACTTTAGACGAAGAATATAGCCAGTACAAAAATCAGAATTGTCGCTATCGCAATCGTTCCAAGAACACGTGAAATTGAGGTATATATCGATTTATTCTTGTAAATATCACCAGTAATATACCCAAATGCATAGATTCCAAGTGCAACACAAACAACAGTGATTGTCGCGAGCCAAGCCATGATAGCTGGATTTTGCCAATTAACACCATACTGCCAATGACCCATTAAAAGCCCTACCGACACAAGTGCCAGAAGGATACCTCCAGCAATATCCTCTCGACTCTGTGGATTGAATTCAATTGGTGTCACAGTCTCTCTAGCTTATTGGGACAGGTACAACTTAGTATTAGCGGACACATCAAGAGTTCTATCTTAAGTGTATAAATACAACTGATAATTATATGAAATAAGCATTATTATTGATTAGCATTTATCTCATAACTGGGTACATAATGGACGATCAACTCCCCCGACGATCAATTATAAAAGGAGCAGGAATTGGGTTAGTATCACTGACTGCTATGGGAACGGCTCAAGCAGATACAGAGAGCAACGACAGTAGTTCTAAACAAGAGAACGATAGCGATGACATTTCCGTATCGCCGGAGTACATCAACAACGCTACAACTAGCTTTAGTCCCTCAACAATTTCTTCCGGTGATTCAAGTACGCTTCGAAGCGAATGGTATCTAAATGGTACAGACATATATCAGCTAGATATACTTGTTGAATCCGATAAAATAAGCAAACCGACAGTAATATCAAAGAATGTAGGTGGCGTGGATAAGTTCTTTGAATACCGATCAAACTCACCGGTTGGACCAGCTTACCATTTCAAGGCGAGAAGCCTCTTTACTGCTTCTGGAGGCAAACTCTATTACGTCGAAGCTGAAATCGATCCTTACGACACAGGGATCGTAACAGCAGATACAGGAACGTATTGGCCTACAGAAGACTGGGTTCCTGGAAACCTTCGAGTTGAATAATAGTTAAATTATTTAATATTGTCGAATTTCTATAGTATATAGACATATCCAGTCAGTCTAGGAACAGAAATACACCAAGACATATCAGAATTTATGATAGCCGCTAGCGGCCGTTACGAAACCATCGGCGCGCTCCAAGTAACGCCGTATTCTCAGTCGTTCCCTTCGGTCATTCCCTCCGAGACGGGGGTTCTCGCGCGCCTCGGCACAGTAGTCATACCGCCACCGCAGCGAGAGTGATCCGCACCACCCGAGTGTTCCAAGTCGGATCAAAGCGTAGCACTACAACCCCTCGGATACTAGCCGTTACTAAGCCGCGTCCAAGGCGGTTCTAATCCCATGATGAAACGCGAATATTGTACTCAGGACAGTCTGCAGACCCGTTTTCGGCACTCTAACCCCGGGGGATCGGGCAATGAGTGGGGACGCGATGTGCGACCACGCGCGAAGGCCCCGAAGCTGATTCGGATGAATGGTCCGACATGATCGACACTCTCGATGCAGCTGTAGAGGAGGCGAAACGGAAAGTCGAGAACGGCAGAGTCTACGATGCAGAAAATGAGAAGGTTCGGATCAAGTGGGTCCGGGCGCTCGCCTATGCCGTCAACGTCAAACAGTCCGTTATGAAGAATAAGGATCTGCAGGAACTCTCGGAGAAGATTGATCGTATCGAAGAACGCCAGGAACAGAGGGTAGATCAATGACTGACCTATCAAAACGGGAAATCGACAGTTGGATCGGGAAGCAGCTATCCGAAGGGGACGTTTCAGAAGTCGATCTAACCAGCGAGGAAGCCCGTGTAGTCCGCAAATGGGACATGGTCCAGCAGGGGATCAAGCCGAACGAATCGCTATCAGTGAAGGAACGGGAAACGCTTCGGGACGTGGTCGAACGGAGTTAGTCGGAGTCGCGTAGATCCTCCGAGTGATCCAACCTTGTTCAACATTCGACCGATCAAGAAAGGCGACTGTTGCACAAGGAACCGAGTGTACATCGAGAAGTAGCCGGGTTACATCAGGATAGTAGAAGAGCTATTCTACGGAAACCTCGGAGAAGACGGCTTAGGAAGACACTCTACAACCATCTACACTAAGTACAACACTACTACACTACTATTCTCTCACTACACTAGGACACTCTACGATGTACAAATGTACATTCGGATGTACAAATGTACATCCGTACCTAGTACACTCTCTACTACTACTACTACAACACAACACTACAACAACAACAGCTAGAGAGAGTAGTCTAGAAGGAGATGTACATATGTACATCTCAATGTACAAGTGTACATAGGAAGGTTCGGTGTACTTCGCGGTGGCTTCTTTGGTTAGTCAGCAGTCTCGCTGCTATACCCGATCTCGTAGTCACTACTCTCATGACCGGCCTCTTCTTCCTTCTCGTGCAGGTAGGGTCCAACAGTGCCACCACTCCCGGGGGTGAAGTCCTCCGAACAGAGTGGTCGCTTCTGATCTATCGCCCGGTCTTTGAGATCCTTCTGCACCTCTCTCGGGCCTTCGTCGTAGTGATCGAACCCATCGATGTTCTCGATCAGTTCAGGGATCAGCCGCCCTGTCTCGTCGTTCTCACGGGCGTTGAGAACGCTGTCTAACCAGTCGTTGTAGTCCTGCTTCTGTTCTTTCATCTCTTCCAGTTGAGCCGCTATGTCGTCTCTCCGTTCCCGGTCTTCTTCCTGCTTTTCCTGCTTCCGTTCGATCTCCTTCTGCCGTTGTTCGATCTTCTCGTCTAACTCTTGAAGTTCGTTCCGTAGTTCACTCTCTTCGGTCAGGAACTCCTGTTCCAAGAGGGAGTTGACGATCTCCTTGTTCGTCCGGGGGTCCGAGTCTATCTGCTTCTTCAGGCGGGAAGAGACGTTCGTACGAAGCTGATCCTCGTCATCTCTCATGCCGATCCCCCTCCGAGGAAGCCGGGGCTAGCTGCAGTAGTCTCTAGATCCGTTGCGACCGACGTAACCGCGTTAATCTCCTTTGTAAACATCTCACATAGTACGAGTCATGGAGCGTACCGTGGAATTGAAAAGGTCCGAACTCATTGTAGGAGATGAGTGGACCCGTCCGGAACACTCATGACGAGGTTAATGCGCTTGCCTCCCGTTCCTTTGGCCAGGTGGGAGGTGGCGTCGGTTCCTTTCCGTGCGTTCATTTTGATTAGATCAGATTATATCTCGTATGTACGGGCCTGCTGCCATAGTGGTTTTGACTGTATTTTGGACATACAAGCTCTGATGGTACGTTTCATAGGAAGCACCGTTAGTTCTCTTTCGTCCAAACGAGTGAGTTGCCGACCTTCCGAGAAGTGATCACTCCGGCGTCTTCGAGATCCCCGAGGCGTCCGTAGGCCGTCCGATAGTTGCAATCAACGGCTGTAGCTACGTCGCTAGTCGTCGGAAGGTCGCCGCTCTCGACCGCGTTAATGAACTCTTCATCAGTGAACTTCTCTCCGAAGCGGCCCGTCTCTTCGTCTCGTTTGTCGTTTCTCATTTTCGTGGACATACCATTTCTCTACCTATTAATCCATATGAGACGGTGGGACTTAAAGCCAATGCATACGTCTTTGACCGCGGGTTTTATTACCCTTGCAGATGTATGAATTGGTAGAGGCAGACCGGTCCCTATGGGGCATAACTCGACGGTATGAGTGAGTGCCCGCCTGCTTGGAACAGGCGGACTGGCCTGCTTCGGTCGCACACAAGCCATGAACGCATACGACACTGCAGAAAAAGAGTCTGACGGGACAGAGAAGCGAACAGAGAAGGCAGCGGTCGAATCAATGAGCATCGACCGTCACGCGGGCGACACGGGCGAGTACAACGTTTACAGTCAGTCGGGGAGCGTCTACCGAGTGGACCTGATCGGAGAGTCCTGCAGCTGCCCGGATCAGGAGTACAACACTCCTGAAGACGGTTGTAAGCATCTCCGGCGCGTCGAGATGGAGATCGGGCAGCGAGAGGTTCCCGATCTCGAGGAAGAGACGGACGTAGAGATGATGATCGATGCACGGACGGATCAGCAGGCTGCAGAGACGGATCAGGAAGTCGCCACGGACGGAGGGGCTGTAGTCGAGAAGCCTACTCAGGGCACGGACGAAGCCCGGATTACCGGCCCGTGGACGGAACCGGCTGATCAGGGTGGAGCGAATTACTGGGAGTGTTCGGGCTGTGGTCGGGAGTCGCTTTGTCGCGGCGACCTGGAGGACTCGGCTTTCCACTCCTCGGGGTGTTCGCTCCGATGAGTGACTTCGAGGCGAGCGCCGAGACTGAAGCCGTGAATATGGTCGAGGACGTGGATGCAGAGATCGACACCGTGCATGATGGTGTCGGGGACCCGTTCTTTACCGTGGTCCTGAAGTCGGGAACCCTTGATGAGTGCCGTCTCGCGGAGTGCCGAAGGTGGGGCTTCAACGTCGCAGACGTTACTGTTCGCGAGGAAGGCGTGGCTATCACCTTCCTATTTACTGGGCGTCCCATCAACTAGACAGACCACCATGAGAATCAATACAACCGATAGTTACGAGT from the Halalkalicoccus subterraneus genome contains:
- a CDS encoding relaxase/mobilization nuclease domain-containing protein, whose translation is MYGDDRDTVYKTDYRDNEGTGALTNYMSHDQQQIRDRAGREMSDEELDQFDARSEGQRNRHIIISPDNRHGLSEQEMDRATRAYMSEMVEDRPTADYVYAIHDDKEDEQDIHIAMTASDKTDLEMYPDDIREERQRAHSRYQEQQKEQQQEKEQEQEQQIPHWKRQERENEQEIERGMGR
- a CDS encoding plasmid mobilization protein, translated to MTKYPNRDPSKKPAPDNDGSQGRTEAVTFYLTPDEKQAVKREADEIGDTLSTYCVRLLRRQRQQEGLEEKADELNVEQRFDELASKAIDRIEESVESVEDATEDLNDIQRTAGTYPIVNFRLLMRQYSPPEPWVNDEFALAATKLTKPVGDHDPTAELSSDDNSGGGDEENTNGDDSQGGKTVDDLLDR
- a CDS encoding type IV secretory system conjugative DNA transfer family protein, encoding MSLVDAIGSLGNYTVFAAVAIWVGVLKFRGAGSVAELWYTLTAGLRAKSRLLPPIAAVVGWLIGLIGLIVAGAGIAMLLWIFVIPVLAIWQMICMGAPLTFLRGMAALIGRNGGSVEANSETFRLPMNVNKSDADDVSMWTSSAVPVPRRSLLTLGASGSGKSETLKWFVDQLQSEPNEPVIVYDHKTDYQDFLESQDVDMIKLSSGGSTDENGSAIAWNVFEEMETEADADEIARALFPDTDNSAGDDFFVTAPRQLFAANLKYLDREIDNPTNATLVNYWQRATPEKMHENLTRDGHEDLTAASAAIDPDASKQSIGVFANAQQHVQDLFTGDFAAEGDFSVREYMENPDGRVLVLDYPTRQSETIAPIFRFLIDESIKHGMDDPHRPAYYLLDEIEHMGVTISRLDELINVGRGNQCQCILSLQSVAQLQDTYGTEKSKALLSGMTTSVILRTADEASVDYARETVGTEFNEYTKNVEKSSVPGGGTIETNRETKQEEEHHFAKGELRSFDPGEAIVARQGKGWVQGRIQMLKQ
- a CDS encoding helix-turn-helix domain-containing protein: MRNDKRDEETGRFGEKFTDEEFINAVESGDLPTTSDVATAVDCNYRTAYGRLGDLEDAGVITSRKVGNSLVWTKEN
- a CDS encoding type II toxin-antitoxin system RelE family toxin; this encodes MAYDVLLHPQVDEFLTAADEKTERICRQNLGYLADNPHPSSGRGDKEKLPVDGQVRYRMHIGRTWTAFYDIYEDRDEVRVLEITDIDDAHKRYGD